GATGTACGACTCGTCGTTGTGGGTGTGGTAGATCCCGATGAACCCCTCGCCCCTGGGCTGCGGACGAACCGGCGACGGGTCGACCACCTTCTGGAACAGCGCCCCCAGGGGCAGGGCGTTGGCCAGGGCCGCGGGACCGGGCCGGGGTCCCGGCCCCCGTCCCGGGAGCGGGTCGAGGGCGCCATGGTTCGCCGCCGCACCGACGCCCCCCGTCGGCGTTCCCCAGGGATCCGGGATGAGGCCGGCCGGGGCCGCCCGCCAGACGGAGAAGAGGGAGGGCGGCGTCCACCGAACCCGCGGCGAGGCGAAGGCGTCGGGCCCGGTGGGCGCGCCGCCTACGCCGGCATCCGCCCCCGCCGCCGGGCCGTCCGGACCTGGGGCCGGGGTCCCCGGGCCCGTCGCGCGCGCAGGGCCCGTCTCGGGCGCCCCCGGCCCCCTCGGGCTGGGGGCGCCGGTTCGTCCGGCGAGGGTTCCGTCGGCCGGGGCCAGCAGCGCCCGGGCGTAGGCGATGGCGCCCTCGACCCGCACGATGCGGTACCAGCGGTCGGCGGCGTCGATCCAGATGTCGCCCACCTGCATGACGCGGGACGAGACCAGGAGCAGGCGCTCCGTGCCGACCTCGCGGAGCTCCATGGGCGCGTCGACCAGCTCGTCGCCCGTGGGTTGCTGAAACCGCGGGCCTAGCCAGGCCGTGACCGCCACCACGACCAGGGCGAGGGCAGCCAGCAGCCACGAGGCGGCGGGCGAGGGGGCCACCCCTTGCTCCGCCACCGAGGGCGGCGGTGCCGGCCGCGCCTTGCCCCGCCGCCATGGTGCCCGGCGCGCGAGCCACTCGCGGATCTCGCCGACGCCTTCGGCCAAGGCCACGGCGCCCACGCTGGCCAGGACCACCGCGTCGAAGACGCCGCCTCCCCCCAGGTTGACCCAGGCGCCGGGGATGCCGCGCAGGCTGTTGGTGACCGCTCCAATGAGATCGACCAGCAACACGCCCAGGGTGGCGGCGATGAAGGCCGCACGGCGAGAGCGGCCCGCCAGGTAGCCGAAGAGCGCGGCCACCACCACCGGGCTCCAGAGGGGATCCATCAGCCACCAGCGTCCCCCGCCCGGGTCGCTGGGGAGGAACCAGTCGGTGGCGTACACCGCCGCGGCGGTCCAGAGGGAGGCGACCAGGGCCCGGCGGCGCTCGAAGGCGTGGTCGGTGGTCAGCAGCAGATAGAGCGCCACCGCCGCCGGCACGAGGGCACCGCCGGGGTCGATCCGGACCCCAGGGCCCAGCGCCATCTCCGGCAAGAAGGTACCCGCGATCATCGCGCCGAGCAGGGCAAGGGCCGTGCTCTTGCTGAGCCGCATGCGGTCCAGGACCTGATGGACCACCCCCATCAGGACCAGGACCGCCAGTCCGACCAGCAGTGCCGTCGTGCCGCTGAACAACCCGCGCTCCACCTCCGCCATCGGCACCCGTGCCGACCTCGGACCGTCTGCGCTGCCGTCCCCGCGGGACGCCCGCGCGCACCCTGGACCCGCCGCGTATCGCCCGCCGCCGCGCGTCGACGCCACCCCTGGACCGTTTGCGCGCACCGGTGGCCCCGGGGCGTCCGAGGCAACCCTGAACCGTTTGTGCGCACCGGTCACCGCGGGACGTCCGGGGCAACCCGGGACCGTCCGCGCATCGCAGCGGGGCGTCCGCGTCACTCTTGGCCCGTCCGCGTGCCCCGGCCGCCACGGAGCGGCCGGGGCGAGCCCAGGCGCCCGCGCCCCCGGGTCGTTCGCGCGCACCGGTCGCCGCGGGGCGCCGAGGCAGCCCCAGGCCGCCGCAGCAGCGGCAGCCGTCCCCCGGCGGTCCGGGCGCCGCGACCTGGCGCGGGCGCAGCCCCGGGAGCTGGGCGCAGCAGCGGCAGCCGTCCCCCGGCGGTCCGGGCGCCGGGTGGCCGCGCCCGGGCGCCGCCCTCGGAACGATGTGGCGGGCCGGGTCCCCGCACCGACCCTCGCCGTCCGGGCGCAGCCCGGAGACCACCACGGACTCCCCCGGGAGGCCGGGCTGGGCGACCGGGCCGAGGCGAGGACCCCCACGGTGCCGGTGCCGCCTGGGTCTGGGGCGCCTGGGGGGCCCGACGGCGGCGACGGCGGCCGCGGCGGCGACGTGGTGCTGGTGGTCGACCCGTCCCTGACCACATGGGCCCTGGGCGGGCCCGGCCCCGGTGCGATCGGTGTCCGGCGACGAACCGGCCCTGGGCGGGCCACGCCCCGCTGCGGTTGACACCGGGGGACGAGCCGCCCCGGGGCCGGCCGCGCCGCGGTGCGGTCGGCCATAGCATGCCACCCTGGTTCCTGTGGCTTGTGCCGGCGCCGACGTCGCGTCGGCGCCCCAGGGGACGGTGCCGGAACCGGATCGCGAGGAAGATGGGGGAGGTGCCTGCGAGGGTGCGCCGGGGTCCGACGCCGGGAACCATGGTGTGTGCCGGAGGGCCCGACTTGCAGGTCTCGCGCCGCCGTGCAACCCTGCCGGTCAGGTCCTCACCCGAAGGCCAAGATACGACCTCCACCCGATTGGGCAGCGCTCTGCAAGGATGCTATTTTGACCTTGCAACCGGGCACGACACCCGGCCCGGTTGCCACCGATAAGCGGTCAAACCGCTGTCGGTACACCCCTCTCGCGGGCGGCCGCACCGCCCCGTGACGCATCCCCCAGACGCAACAAGCCTCCGGGAGGAGGCTTGTTGCGTTTTTCGTGACGGATTTCACAAGTCGAGTGCCTGCAGGGCGCGGCCGTCGGACCGCCCGCCTGGACCGGTCGCCGTGACCCGGCCTACCACCGCGATAAGAGGAACATCACGGCCATCGCCCCCGCCATGGCGACGGCGAAGGCCCACTGCGCCTCGCCGCGGCGCCGGCGCGCCCCGGGCACCAACCGCCCCCCCGCCAGGCCCGCCAGGATCAGCCCCGCGGCGGCCGCACGCAGCACCAGGGTCCACGCCACCCAGAGGGCATCGGCCGGCAGGCTCGCCGCGACCACCGGCGGCAACCCGGCCACCACACCCGCGGCCAGCAGCCGCCGCCGCGGTGGCCGCCGGCCTTCGGCCAGCAGCAGGCCGACGCCCCATCCCAGCGCCGCCCGCATGGCCGCCAGGGCCACCGCACGGCCCACGGCCAAGCCCCCGGTCTCCAGCGCCGCTCGTACGGTCCACGCCCCGGCGGCCCCGTCAAGGCCGAGGGCGATGGCCCACGTCCACCCGACGCGGCGCCCGACCCGCCCGCCTGGCCGCATCCAGCCCAGGTACGCCGGGATCAGAAAGGCGCCCAGGAAGGCGGCGTGCAACCAGGCCGCCGGCAGCCAACCCGGCCCGTCGAGGCCGAGCCCGAGCGTCGCCACGAGATTCGCCATCCACAGGTGGGTGAAGAATCCAGCGGCCAGGCCGCGACCGCCCGCGGCGCCGGCCGGCCCCGTGCGCGGCGTCGCCTGCGCGCCCGTTGGACCGGCCTGCCCGCCGGGGCGGCGGGGAGTCAGGCGGGAGAGGGAGAGGGCGAGGCCGACGGCCACGGGGAGGGCATGGAGGAGGGCGACCCAAGCGACGGCCGCCAGGGGGGACCACCAGCTGCCCACCGGGACCTCGATCAATCGCGCCACCGTCCTCGCCCGGCGACGGGGGCCGGGAGGCCACCGCCGCCGTCCGGCGACGCCCCGGCCGCCGGGGGCGGCGGCCGGGGACGCTCGCGCGCTCACGTTCGAACATGTTACCACAGGGCGGGCTCTGGGGCCGTGCCCGCCCCCCGGTCGGGGGTCCCGGCGGCGACCCGGGGACGGGCGACCCCTCCCGCCATCGCCGGGACGGCCCGCCTCCCATCCGCGGGTCCCGGACCTTGGCCGTCGGCTTCTGCCCCCCGGGGGCCATTGGTAGAATTCGCGGTGGAGGGGACCAATCGACGCCCGGAGGGGATGACCCATGCAGAACGTCTCGGCCCGCCTCGACGAGACCCTCTTCCGGCAAACCATCGAGGAGCTCGAGCGGCGCCGCGTCACCGGGACGGCCTTCGACCGCCTGGTCGACGACGCCCCCGAAGGCCAGATGGGACCGCGCATCGCCCGGCTGCGCGAGGCGCTGGAGGCCCGGTTCGGCCCGCCCCGGGTCGACGACGACGCCCAGCGGCCCAACTTCCGCTTCCTGTTCGAGCTGTCGCCCAACACGTCGTACGTGGAGCTCGGGACGGAGGACGGGCGCAGGGTCTACGTCGACTTCTTGACGACCCACCTCTTCATGCGCTCGATCACGCCGAGCAAGGAGACGTGCCGGGCCCTCTGGCTGCCGGCCTACGTGCAGGACGCCATCGCCGAGCTCAAGCGGATCGCCCTCGAGGCCGGGGCGCTGGACCGGCCCGCTGCCTGAACGCCTCCGGCCCCGGGAGCGCGGGCGGGGCCGGAAGCGTCCCGGCCCCCCACACCCCCGGACGAACCCGGCCGGCCGCCGGCGGCTCCCGCGTCGGGCAGGGAGTCGGGCAGGGAATCGCCGCCCCTCCCGGGCCGCGAACGCGATGGGCACCTGCCCGCCGCTTGCGGACTCGCTCCGCCATCCCTGTCGGCGTAGCGCTCCCGGTCCGCGGACTCGATGGGCACCCGATCGCCGTGGACGACCCGTTGCTGGAAGCCGGGCATCGCCGTCGCCGTCCCCACCCCGGTGGTGGACATCGCCGACGGGGCGCGCCGGTAGCCGGGCGCAAGCCCCACCGCCCCTCCCCCGCGGCGGCCGGGCGCCGTGCCCGCCCCTCCCGCGCGAGCGGTGGGAGGCGCCACGAGGAGGCGGACGCACCATGACGGGCGCCGAATCGCCGTTGGCGGCTCAGGTCACGGTGGGCATCGCCCTGCTGGCGGGGATGGCCTACTTCTTCTCCCCGTGCGTCTGGCCGCTCTACCCGGCCTACCTGGCCTGGCTGGGCGGCACGGGTCCGGCCCCCGCCGGCCTCGACGTCCCCGGCGCCCCCCCACCGGCGGACGAACCCGGCCCGCGGGGTCCCCGGCCCGGGGCGGGCCGGGGACCCCGCGCCGGCGGCGGCCACCGGCGGTGGGCCTGGTCCCGGCGCCTCGCCGGCGCGGCGGGCTTCGTCGTCGGCCTCGGCCTCGTCTTCATGGCCCTGGGGGCCAGCCTCTCGGCCTTGGGCGCGCTGCTGGTGGCCTACCGTACCACGCTGGAGCGGGTCGCTGGCGTCCTCATCGCCACCTTCGGGCTGCAGATGCTGGGGATCCTGCGCTGGAGGTGGCTGCAGCGGGAGTGGCGCGTCGGCTGGGCAGCGCCCCGCGGCGCGGGAGGGTTCCTGCCGGGCGTGCTGATGGGCGCCGCCTTCGGCATGGGCTGGACGCCCTGCGTCGGCCCCGTGCTGGGGTCGATCCTGCTGCTGGCGAGCTCCACCGCCACCGTCTGGCAGGGCGTGCTGCTGCTGGCCGCCTTCACCGTCGGGTTCGCGGTGCCCTTCCTCTCCCTGGCCGTGCTGCTCGATCGCCTGGAGCCCGGCTGGCTGCGCCGGGGCGGTGCCGCCCTGCCGTGGATCGAACGGGCCAGCGGCGCCGCCCTGGTGGTGCTGGGGGTGCTGGTGTTCACCGGGCAGCTGGCCCGTCTCTCCTCGTGGCTCTGGTACACCGTGGCTCCCTGGGGCGGATGACCGCAGCCGATCCCGATCCTGCGCCCCCGAAACCGCCTCGCAGGCGGCCGTGGCCCGACCGCTTCGCGGTCACCGCTGTTCCGACCGCCTCCCTGGCGCCCGGGGCCCGCTGGCGCGGCGGTCCGTATCCCGACGACACGCGAAACGGGCCTTGCCGCCGCCCGCCCGGAGGTCGGGTCGATGGTCGCCAAGGCCCGCAGCCCCTTTTCGATCCCACGTTCCTTCCGCCGATCGATACCGGTGGAACACCGCCCGCCGTCCCGGCGGGACGGACGGGGGAGGCACGGCTCAGACCCGGGGCGCCGGCTGGAAGGCGTCGGCCCGGCCGGCCGGCCAGTTGGCCGTCCCGTAGGCGGGGGCCGGCGCACCGCGGGTCACGTCCGCGGGGGGCAGGGTCCCGCCCCGCTGCGCCAGCTGCTGCTCGGCCAGGGCGATCATGCGCCGGACCATGTGGCCGCCCACGGCACCCGTCAGCCGGGTGGGCATGTCACCCCAGTACCCGTCGGGAGGAATCTGGATGCCCAGCTCCCGCGCCACCTCGTACTTGAACTGGTCCAGGGCCCGCGCAGCCCCCGGGACCAGATGCCGGTTGCCCTGCTGCCCACGAGCCAAGGCCTGTCACCTCCTCCCGAGGCCCGTGTCCTTTTGCCGAGGCTGGCAGTCGTAATATGATCCGTCGCGCGGGACCTCACGCCGGCAAGTCATGGCAGGCGCCCTGGCCCCGCCTGCCGACCGGCCAGCCAGCGGCAAAAGTCGGCCAGGTCGTGGCGGTACTCGAGGAGGCTTGCGGTTTGCATGCCCCGCTCGACCCGCTTCGTCTCCAAGTGCTGTTCAGCCCTCTCGGGGAGAAGGCTCACAGGAAAAGAGCCTCCGTTCGCCCGGATCGGCAGATCAGACGATTTCGTCCGGTGTGGCGGCCTTGGCGCCCAATGCGAGGATGTCGTCCGCGTCCACGGTGCAGACGGCCCCGCCCTGATCCTCCGCCAGGGCCGCCAGCAGGCAGTCGACGAAGGCCTTGTCGGAGCGCATCCAGAAGGTGACGGCCTGCTCGAGGGCCTCCTGAGGGTGCACGGTACGCACTCCCGGGGCGCTGAGGATGAGCAGTAGGTACTCGGCCGTTTCGTGGCGGGACCATCCAAAGCGCCGGGTCAGCACGTAGGCGACCTCGTGGAGCACCGTCGCATCGACCCAACCTTCGATCGTGCCCGCTTCGAGCGCGGCGAGCACCTTCCGGCAGGCCTCGCTGTGGGCATCCCGCAGCTGGGCGTGGATGAAGATGTTGCTGTCGAGCCAGACCGCTCCTGGTCGGCTAGGCATCGCGTGTTACGGCCACCTCGCGACGGGCGCCATTGCTGCGGTTTTGCGGGGTCTCGATGGCCTCGGCGGCCAGCGCGCGCTCCATCTCCTCCCGGGCCGAGCGCATGTCGAACCCCGCGGCGTCGACCCGCGGGAAGTCCAGCAGGGACCGTCGCGAGAGCACGCGCACCTCAAAGTGTCCCGGGCCCCGCTCTTCCAGAAGCAGGACATCCCCAGGCTTGATGCCCACCGCCTTGCGGAAGGCTGCGGGGAGCGTCAGCTGGCCTCGGCCCTGCACCCGTACGACCGCCACGGCTCGCCGCCCCCTTTTCATCCTTGTCGCCGCCATTGTACCACCCTCCAGGGTGACTGCAATAGAACGGTTCAACATCGAGTATGCACATTTGCTGCAAAAAGATTCTCCCACAGCAGGCGGGTCAGCTCCCGGTCGGCCCAGTGGGCGAGCCACCGGCGGGACCGGTCCCGGTCGAAGCCGGCCAGGTCCGCGCCGGTACGCAGCGGGCCTTGCGGTTTGCAGGCCCTAAAGCACGACAAACTCCCTTATGCCATGTTCCAGTGGCGGGTGTGCACGCGAGGACAGCGGGGGGTCGCCCGGAAGCTCTTGGCCCAGGCGAAGGACTCGGGGCTTCCCGGAGCTCTTGGCCCAGGCGAAGGACTCGGGGCTTCGCGGTTCAAGGGCGGCCACAGCGATCCTGCCGTGCTCTGCTAGGCTGAATGACCGTCCTCGTCCGCGCGTCCGCGCCCGTCGTCGGCCTCCCGGCGCGTCGCGTCCGCGCCCCCGGCGGAACGGCCGGGTTCGTCCCCCCCGGTGAGGACGTTCTCCGCCGCCGTGAAGGTGTCGCCGCCCAGGGTGGGGCGCCGGGGGTTCACGGGACGGCCGGGCACCGGACGCGGGCGCGACGGGACGTCGGTGGGCAGACCCGCCCGGGTGCCCGCGCGGTTGATGGCCCAGAGGGCGAGGACCCCGACGACCAGCAACCCGAGGATCAGGAGCACGCCGGCGTTCTCCATGGCACGGCCTCCTCCGTCGCGGTTGTCCGCGGAGAGCATGCCCCGGTGGGCCGGGGGGAATGTGCCATAATGTCCCCGGAGCTCCGCACCACGGGGAAGACGGCGACGAAGGGGGATGGAGCCCTTGGAAGTGGGCATCCTCGGCGTCCCCATGGACCTCGGGAGCAGCCGCCGGGGAACCGACATGGGGCCCAGCGCCATCCGCTACGCGCGGCTGACCGACGCGCTGCGCCAGGTGGGGCATCGGGTGCGCGATCTGGGCAACCTGGAGGTCCCGGTGGCCGAGAGCCTGGATGCGGGCAACCCGCGCCTCAAGCACATCGAGGCCATCGAGCCGGTGTGGCGGCTCCTGGCCGACCGGGTGGCGCGCCTGGCGGGGGAGGGGCGGGTGCCGCTGGTGCTGGGCGGCGACCACAGCCTGGCCGTGGGGACCATCGGCGGGCTGCTGGCCGCCGGCTGGGACGACCTGGGGGTGCTCTGGTTCGACGCCCACGCCGACTTCAACGACCCGGCCACCACCCCGTCGGGGAACGTCCACGGGATGCCGGTTGCGTGCATCGTCGGCCATGGGACGCCCGAGCTGCTGGCCCACACCCGCTGGCTGCCGCGGTACCTGCCCGCCCGGCGCCTAGTGATGATCGGCCTGCGGGACGTCGACCCGGGCGAACGGGAGAAGCTGCGCCGGAGCGGCATCGTCACCTACACCATGCAGCAGATCGACGAGCTGGGGATCGCGGAGGTCACCCGCCGCGCCCTCCAGCACCTGGACGGCGAAGGGGTGCGGCGGCTGTACGTCAGCTTCGACGTGGACGTGGTCGACCCCGACGTGGCGCCGGGGGTGGGCACGCCGGTGGTCGGCGGGCTGACCTACCGCGAGTCCCACCTGGCCATGGAGATCGTGGCGGAGAGCGGCCTGCTGGCCGGCATGGAGGTCGTCGAGGTCAACCCGATCCGCGACGTGCTGAACCGCACCGCCGAGGTGGCGGTGGCCCTGATCGCCTCAGCCTTCGGCAAGCGCATCCTCTGAGCCCGCCCTCCGACCGATCCATCCCGCCCGATCCCCGGGAAGTGGTAGAGTAGGGCATGGAGCGTGACCGGGGTGGACGGGCCTGCTGCACGCGGTGCGCGCGACCCGGTCCCGGTGTCCCGTGAGATCCCCGGTGCCCCGTCCGATGCGGGCAGCCCCGCGCCAGGAGCCGGGGGGCGGCTCTGGCTGGCCGGCGCACGGCCCTGCCCGGATCCCGACGCCCCAAGGGCAGCCCGGATCCCCGGGGGCGGGTGGGGCAGGGTCCCGGTCGGGGACCGAACCGGCCGGCGGCCAGGTCCCGGGACACCGCGCACCGGCGACGGGCCGTCGTCGCGGCCCGGCCGCGGTCCGAGCCCCGGGAAGGCGAGGGGGGTCTACGGTGGACGAACGCATCCCGGTGCGCATCGAGTACTGCACGTCGTGAGGGTACCTGCCGCGAGCCGCCCGTGTGGCGGAAGAGATCCTCGCCGCGTACCCGGATCGCGTGGCCTCGGTGACGCTGGTCCCCTCGTCGGGCGGCCGGTTCATCGTCACCGCCGGGGATCGGGAGGTCTTCAACAAGGCGGAGACGGGCCGGTTCCCCGAGGAGGGCGAGATCAGGCGGCGGATGGCGGAGATGTGGTAGGGCAGGGTAGCCATCGCCCGACAGGCGATGGGGCGCGGGCAGGGGTTGCCCTCCCCGGCAGGCGACGGGACCCGGGCAGGGCAACCCCTGCTCCGCAGGCGACGGGGCCGGCATCGCCGGCCCCGTCGCCTGCCGGGCAACCGGGCGATCCGCCGCGTGCCAGCGAGCCGCCCCATGACGGCGGGCCGCGGCCGCAGCGGACCGGCCCGGGCGGGCCGAGTCGCCGCAGCGGACCAGCCCGGCCGGATCGCAATCCCGCAGCGGACCAGTCCGGCCGGATCGCGCCGCCGCAGCGAACCAGCCCGGGCGGCCCGCGCCGCCATGGCGGACCCGACCGCGCGGGCCGCATGAGCCCGCGCGTTTACGACGGCCGACGGCCGGGCTGGCGTCCGCCGCCCACCTCGCCGGCGGACGCCGGCCCGCGGGATCCGGTGGGGGCGCACTCCCTGCCGCGGCGACCCCTGCCCAGCGGCCGCGGACGGCACCGGCCACGGCCGGCCCTGGGCCTGCGCCCGCTGGCCACCCCTCGGGGCCGGGGTTCGGGCCAGGCGAGGCCACGGCCGGCCCTGGGCCTGCCCGCGTCCGCAACACCGCCGCCTCCTTCCGCCGGCCCGTCGCATCCCGGGCGCCCGCGCCTCAGTCCGGGCGCTCCGCGGCCCCGGCGCCGGCGCCCCGCGGCCCCCCCTCGCCCCGCCCTGCCACCGCCGCCAGGACCCGGCGGTCGAGGGAGGCCATGGCCAGCCGCTCCAGGTCCGCGAGCCGAACCCAGGTGATGGTCTCCGCCGCCCACTCCGCGGTCGCCGCGGCGCACGCCCGCAACGGCCGCGCCGGCGCCGGCGACGGCGACGGCTCCCCCCCTTCGCCCGCGGAACCCCACGGGGCGAGGCCCTCGGCCACCGCCGCCCCGTCGGACCCCGTCGGCACCCGGGGCGGAGCCGGTTCGTGCGCGGTGGAGGGGTCCCCCGCCGCCGGCCGGCCAGCCGGCCGCGACGCCCCGCACCCACCCTGGGGCCGGCCCCGCCCACCCGCCGGTCCGCCGGCTGGCCCATCGGGGCGTTCCCCGGCGTCGTCCGCCAGGAACAGGCGCCAGTGCCACCGTCGATGGCTGAAGTCCCACCGTCCCTGGAGGGTCTCGCGCCGCCAACGCAGCGGTCGTCCCACGGCCGCCTCCAGGGCCGCCGCCAGCCGGTCCCGGGCCTCGAGCCACCCCTCCCCGTCGCGCCGGCGCGTGTACGGGAGCGCCCACAGCCCGGCGAGCAACCCCTCCTGCGGCCGCCGCACCACCGCCACCCGCCCGTTCACCCGGCACCAGGCGATGGCCACGTCCTCCTCCACCCAGCGGCCGGAGCGCCGCCGCACCGGCCAGGCCTCGGGGTCGCCGGTGCGCGCGGCGACGCACAGCTCCGCCAGCGGGCAGTCGCCGCAGCCGGGCCGCCGGGGGCGGCACACCGTGGCGCCCAGCTCCATCACCGCCTGGTTTAGCGCCCCGGGCCGCGGCCCGTCCACCAGGCGCCGCGCCAGGTCGTGCAACCGCCGCCGCCCGGCCGCCTGGTCGGCCGGTTCGTCCACCCCGAACACCCGGGCGAGGACCCGCTGGGCGTTGCCGTCGACGGCGGGCACGGGCAGGTCGAAGGCGATGCTCAGGACCGCGCCGGCGGTGTAGTCGCCGACCCCGGGCAGCGCTCGGACGGCTTCGGGATCCGGAGGAACCTGCCCGCCGTAACGCTCCACCAGGACGCGGGCCGCCTGGTGCAGCTGGCGGGCCCTGCGGTAGTAGCCCAGCCCCTGCCAGAGGCGGAGCACCTCGTCCTCGGAGGCCGCCGCCAGATGGGAGGCCGACGGGAATCGCTGGAGAAAGCGAACGTAGTATGGCAGGACCGTCTCCACCCGGGTCTGCTGGAGCATGACCTCCGACACCAGCACGGCGTAGGGATCCCGGGTGCGCCGCCAGGGAAGATCTCGGCGGTGACGGTCATACCAATGGATCAGCCGGGAGCGGACCGCCTCCAGGTCCGGTCCCCGCATTGGAGCGTCGTTCATGGCCCGATTCCGCACGCTAGGACGCGTTCTCATGGAACTGCTGCAAACCCTGGTCCTCTCCCTGCTGCTGGCCCTGGCGATCCGCGCCTTCGTGGCCGAGTCCTTCGTCGTGCAGGGGCACTCCATGGAGCCCACCCTCCACCACGGCGAGCGCGTGCTGGTGGTGAAGCTGGGCATCCGCTGGCGGGAACCCCAGCCGGGGGAGATCGTGGTCTTCCGCCCGCCCCAGCAGCCGGGCGGCGAGTACATCAAGCGGGTGATCGCCGGCCCCGGCTCCGTCGTCGCCCTGGACGACGGCCGCGTGATCCGCGACGGCGTGGTCCTGGAGGAGCCCTACGTGGTGTACGACGACCGGTCGGACCTGCCGCCCCTGGAGGTGCCGCCGGGGACCGTGTTCGTGCTCGGGGACAACCGCCCCAGCAGCTACGACAGCCGTTCCTTCGGCCCCGTGCCGGTGGACCGGCTGGACGGCCGGGCGGTGCTGGTCTTCTGGCCGCTGGGGCGCATCCGCTGGTTGCGTTGACGGCCTCGCGCGGGTCGCGTCGTCGAGTGGACCGCGCATGGCGTCGACCGCGCGGACGAACGCGGCACCGCTCAGCCGAAGCGGGGCGGCCCCCCACCCAGGCGCCGGCGCCGCTCCGGCGGCCGGGCGCCCAGGGTCGCGCCGGCCAGGGCCAGCAGCAGCCCCGCGATCCACGCGGGCTGGGAGCCAAGCAGCGCCAGCAGGAGCGCCGGGGCCGTGGGCGCGGCACCGGTCGCCGGGTCGACGCGGACGATGCCGCGCACGGCGGCCAGGAGGGCCAACGCCGCCACCCCCGCCCACACCACGGCAACGGGGATCCGCAGCCAGGCACTCCGGCCGTCCATCCACCGGCCCCAACCCATGGCCAGGATGCCGTACGCCCCGGTCGCCCCCAACAGGGCCACCGCCAAGGCCGGCCAGGCCAGCTGCGGGAAGGCCTCGCCGCCCTGGCGAACCACCGGCTCCAGCACGGCGCGGGTCGCGGCCAGCCCCGCAAGCCAGACCACCACCGACAACACCAAGCGGAGGATCGCCGCCACGTCCTCCCTCCTCCCGGCTGCCTCATTCCCCGCCGCGAGCGGCCACTCCTCCTGTCACTGCCTGGAACCGCAGAGCTGGAACCGCAGAGCCCCTCTCTGCCATGTCCGCCCGGGCCCCGGTCATACCGCCCCGCGAGTCCGCCGCCACGAAGAGTGCCCCGTCTGCCATGTCCGCCCGAGCCCCTGCATAGCATGGCTACGACGGCCGTCGACCCGGCCGCCGGTACGGGGGCGGCCGTCGGCCGGTGCCGTCCGACCGACCGCGGGCTGGTCGCCGCGAGGGCCGTGGGGGCCGCGACCGGGAACGGCGACGCCACAGCCCTCGCAGCCCCGAAGGAGGGATCTCCGTGGCACCGTACGGCCCACCCGCTCCCATCGCTGAAGACCCTCGGGCGCCCGACCCCGCCGTCCCGGCCGGAACCCGCGGGGCCGCCCTGCGCCCGCCGGGGCCGCGCAGCGCGGACGGCGGGAGCCGGCGCCCGG
The sequence above is drawn from the Thermaerobacter sp. FW80 genome and encodes:
- a CDS encoding PIN domain-containing protein, with protein sequence MPSRPGAVWLDSNIFIHAQLRDAHSEACRKVLAALEAGTIEGWVDATVLHEVAYVLTRRFGWSRHETAEYLLLILSAPGVRTVHPQEALEQAVTFWMRSDKAFVDCLLAALAEDQGGAVCTVDADDILALGAKAATPDEIV
- a CDS encoding SelT/SelW/SelH family (seleno)protein, which codes for MDERIPVRIEYCTSUGYLPRAARVAEEILAAYPDRVASVTLVPSSGGRFIVTAGDREVFNKAETGRFPEEGEIRRRMAEMW
- a CDS encoding cytochrome c biogenesis CcdA family protein — protein: MTGAESPLAAQVTVGIALLAGMAYFFSPCVWPLYPAYLAWLGGTGPAPAGLDVPGAPPPADEPGPRGPRPGAGRGPRAGGGHRRWAWSRRLAGAAGFVVGLGLVFMALGASLSALGALLVAYRTTLERVAGVLIATFGLQMLGILRWRWLQREWRVGWAAPRGAGGFLPGVLMGAAFGMGWTPCVGPVLGSILLLASSTATVWQGVLLLAAFTVGFAVPFLSLAVLLDRLEPGWLRRGGAALPWIERASGAALVVLGVLVFTGQLARLSSWLWYTVAPWGG
- a CDS encoding alpha/beta-type small acid-soluble spore protein; the encoded protein is MARGQQGNRHLVPGAARALDQFKYEVARELGIQIPPDGYWGDMPTRLTGAVGGHMVRRMIALAEQQLAQRGGTLPPADVTRGAPAPAYGTANWPAGRADAFQPAPRV
- the rocF gene encoding arginase; translated protein: MEPLEVGILGVPMDLGSSRRGTDMGPSAIRYARLTDALRQVGHRVRDLGNLEVPVAESLDAGNPRLKHIEAIEPVWRLLADRVARLAGEGRVPLVLGGDHSLAVGTIGGLLAAGWDDLGVLWFDAHADFNDPATTPSGNVHGMPVACIVGHGTPELLAHTRWLPRYLPARRLVMIGLRDVDPGEREKLRRSGIVTYTMQQIDELGIAEVTRRALQHLDGEGVRRLYVSFDVDVVDPDVAPGVGTPVVGGLTYRESHLAMEIVAESGLLAGMEVVEVNPIRDVLNRTAEVAVALIASAFGKRIL
- the spoIIP gene encoding stage II sporulation protein P gives rise to the protein MAEVERGLFSGTTALLVGLAVLVLMGVVHQVLDRMRLSKSTALALLGAMIAGTFLPEMALGPGVRIDPGGALVPAAVALYLLLTTDHAFERRRALVASLWTAAAVYATDWFLPSDPGGGRWWLMDPLWSPVVVAALFGYLAGRSRRAAFIAATLGVLLVDLIGAVTNSLRGIPGAWVNLGGGGVFDAVVLASVGAVALAEGVGEIREWLARRAPWRRGKARPAPPPSVAEQGVAPSPAASWLLAALALVVVAVTAWLGPRFQQPTGDELVDAPMELREVGTERLLLVSSRVMQVGDIWIDAADRWYRIVRVEGAIAYARALLAPADGTLAGRTGAPSPRGPGAPETGPARATGPGTPAPGPDGPAAGADAGVGGAPTGPDAFASPRVRWTPPSLFSVWRAAPAGLIPDPWGTPTGGVGAAANHGALDPLPGRGPGPRPGPAALANALPLGALFQKVVDPSPVRPQPRGEGFIGIYHTHNDESYIPTDGTASVNGRGGIHRVGDVLGRELAQHGFRVVKSEALHLPHDRGAYRRSRRTALKMLPKNPLVLLDVHRDATPPEFYREVVKGEPVTQIRLVVGRENPFHRTNLAFARRLKAEADRSFPGLVKGIYYGRGNYNQDLGPRTLLIEVGAHTNSRIRAERGAAMFATVLDRTLARAR
- a CDS encoding AbrB/MazE/SpoVT family DNA-binding domain-containing protein, which produces MAVVRVQGRGQLTLPAAFRKAVGIKPGDVLLLEERGPGHFEVRVLSRRSLLDFPRVDAAGFDMRSAREEMERALAAEAIETPQNRSNGARREVAVTRDA
- the lepB gene encoding signal peptidase I; its protein translation is MELLQTLVLSLLLALAIRAFVAESFVVQGHSMEPTLHHGERVLVVKLGIRWREPQPGEIVVFRPPQQPGGEYIKRVIAGPGSVVALDDGRVIRDGVVLEEPYVVYDDRSDLPPLEVPPGTVFVLGDNRPSSYDSRSFGPVPVDRLDGRAVLVFWPLGRIRWLR
- the mutY gene encoding A/G-specific adenine glycosylase, producing the protein MNDAPMRGPDLEAVRSRLIHWYDRHRRDLPWRRTRDPYAVLVSEVMLQQTRVETVLPYYVRFLQRFPSASHLAAASEDEVLRLWQGLGYYRRARQLHQAARVLVERYGGQVPPDPEAVRALPGVGDYTAGAVLSIAFDLPVPAVDGNAQRVLARVFGVDEPADQAAGRRRLHDLARRLVDGPRPGALNQAVMELGATVCRPRRPGCGDCPLAELCVAARTGDPEAWPVRRRSGRWVEEDVAIAWCRVNGRVAVVRRPQEGLLAGLWALPYTRRRDGEGWLEARDRLAAALEAAVGRPLRWRRETLQGRWDFSHRRWHWRLFLADDAGERPDGPAGGPAGGRGRPQGGCGASRPAGRPAAGDPSTAHEPAPPRVPTGSDGAAVAEGLAPWGSAGEGGEPSPSPAPARPLRACAAATAEWAAETITWVRLADLERLAMASLDRRVLAAVAGRGEGGPRGAGAGAAERPD